Genomic segment of Aliarcobacter trophiarum LMG 25534:
CTCCTAAATACTTTGACATTATAAATAATACTATAACACAAACAATATACATTTTTATAGCATAAATAATATTTAATTTAAATATCTCTTTTGCATTGCAACTATATCTAGCACTCATTGTAAGATTTAACCCAGATATTGGTGATGTTGAAACTGTTGTAGCCCATGCCATTAAAAATGTCATTGCAAGTAATGTATGATTTGCATTTGTAAAAAAATCTCCCAAAATTGATATAGATATAATTGGGTGAATTCCAACAAATGCTAAAATTATAAATATAAATAGTACAATACTTGCCGCTTTGTAGTCAAATGTATCAAATGGAAGAGAGAAGTTAAGTCCCAAAAGAACACTTCCAGCAATAATCCCAAAAAGTCCAGCTACTAAAAATAGAGATATTTCACTCTTCATTTTTGGTAAATCATCTATTATATGAAATTTTAAAATCCTAATGCTTTCAACTAAACCTCTTTTTATTGGTAAAAAAGTAATAGTAAGTAAAAAGGAGAAAAGAGATATTAGTAAAATGATTTGTAAATCTTTATAGTAATGATTTGTTAAAAGTACAAAAAATGCTAAAAGTAGAGGCAAGTATAGAGTATTAAAAGATAGTGGGTAGCCATAAAAGCTTGAAAAATCTTCATTTCGTAGCTCAATATAGGTGATTAAAAAAGCACTTAGAGCCAAAAAAAGTCCAAATGAGATTATAAAAATGGTATTTAAATTTGGTGCATATGTTAAAGCTGCAGCAAATGCTACAAAAAATGGTGACCAGTAGGCATCACTAGCAAATGATCTAGTCAATAAAACCATTTGAAGTGGGGTTAGTTTTGCTTTTTTATACATTTTGTCTGCAACTAAGAGTAAAGCAGATAGATTTATGATAGAACCAAAAATATGAACTCCAAAATATGTTTTTAAAAATGAATTTTTACCTCTTGGAAGTTCATTTTTTTCTCTTTTTGGAGTTGCTATTAGTTTTAAGAATCCAACGGCAATTAAAAGAGTAAGAAGATATAAATTTACACTAAAAGCTTTTTTAAAATCTATGTAAAAGCCATTTATATAGCTATATAAAAAGGCCAAAAGAGTAAAAAATAGCAAAATTAAGATTAGTTTTTTTGATTTGATTGTAAAAAATAGAAAGCTTGAAGCTAACCAAATAAAAGCCACTCCATATATTTTAAAATCACTATAAAAAAAGTAAGAGAAGATTACAAAGATAAAACTTAAAAATATTAAAATACCAGAAACTCTTGATAAAAACTTCATATAAACCTCTTTGTTAAAAATCTATTATATAAAAACTTTGTATAATCCAAAGCAAAAAAGGAATATTTTGATAAGACTTGGTTCAAAATCACCAACTAGAGCAAAGATTCTAGAATCTTTTAATATAGATTTTATACAAAATGGTGGGAATTTTGATGAAGATAGTATAAAAACCCAAAACCCAAAAGAGTTTTGCTATTTAGCTACAAAAGGAAAATTTGAAGAGTTGTATAAAGAGTTTGGAATTGAAGATATGCCACTTCTTGTTGCTG
This window contains:
- a CDS encoding tellurium resistance protein TerC; protein product: MKFLSRVSGILIFLSFIFVIFSYFFYSDFKIYGVAFIWLASSFLFFTIKSKKLILILLFFTLLAFLYSYINGFYIDFKKAFSVNLYLLTLLIAVGFLKLIATPKREKNELPRGKNSFLKTYFGVHIFGSIINLSALLLVADKMYKKAKLTPLQMVLLTRSFASDAYWSPFFVAFAAALTYAPNLNTIFIISFGLFLALSAFLITYIELRNEDFSSFYGYPLSFNTLYLPLLLAFFVLLTNHYYKDLQIILLISLFSFLLTITFLPIKRGLVESIRILKFHIIDDLPKMKSEISLFLVAGLFGIIAGSVLLGLNFSLPFDTFDYKAASIVLFIFIILAFVGIHPIISISILGDFFTNANHTLLAMTFLMAWATTVSTSPISGLNLTMSARYSCNAKEIFKLNIIYAIKMYIVCVIVLFIMSKYLGV